Proteins from a genomic interval of Ensifer canadensis:
- a CDS encoding pseudoazurin, producing MLIAAPATAADFEVHMLNKGKEGAMVFEPASLKVAAGDTVTFIPTDKGHNVETIKGMIPDGAEAFKSKINENYKVTFTAPGIYGVKCTPHYGMGMVGVVQVGDSPANLAAVKGAKNPKKAQERLDAAFTALGN from the coding sequence ATGCTTATCGCTGCGCCCGCAACCGCCGCGGATTTCGAAGTGCACATGCTCAACAAGGGCAAGGAAGGCGCGATGGTGTTTGAACCTGCGTCGCTGAAGGTTGCGGCCGGCGACACGGTGACGTTCATCCCGACCGACAAAGGCCACAACGTCGAAACGATCAAGGGCATGATCCCGGATGGCGCAGAGGCATTCAAGAGCAAGATCAACGAAAACTACAAGGTGACCTTCACTGCACCCGGCATCTACGGCGTGAAATGCACGCCGCACTACGGCATGGGCATGGTCGGCGTGGTTCAGGTCGGCGACAGCCCGGCCAACCTCGCAGCGGTGAAGGGCGCCAAGAACCCGAAGAAGGCGCAGGAACGGCTGGACGCCGCATTCACAGCGCTCGGCAACTAA
- a CDS encoding MarR family winged helix-turn-helix transcriptional regulator, whose protein sequence is MRTEAWTAADVIGLNPTQLQILIFLVGRGKAGMRVKQIAAHLGVSQPTATDSINALTRKGFVEKLADPSDARAVAVAATAEGEAAVRRAGMIASATDAAFASLSTLEQEDLLLHLVKIIRTLQASGAIPEQRMCVNCRYFQPNAYPGSKEPHHCAFVNAPFGQADLRIDCGEYETADASSQAAAWKIFNRGTA, encoded by the coding sequence ATGCGGACCGAAGCATGGACGGCGGCCGACGTGATCGGATTGAACCCGACACAACTGCAGATCCTGATCTTTCTGGTGGGCCGTGGCAAAGCTGGCATGCGCGTCAAACAGATCGCAGCCCATCTCGGCGTCAGCCAGCCGACGGCGACCGATTCGATCAATGCACTGACGCGCAAGGGTTTTGTCGAGAAGCTGGCGGACCCTTCGGATGCGCGGGCCGTAGCGGTGGCCGCGACGGCCGAAGGCGAGGCCGCCGTGCGCCGCGCCGGCATGATTGCCTCGGCGACAGACGCTGCCTTTGCGTCGCTATCGACGCTCGAACAGGAAGATCTGCTGCTTCATCTGGTCAAGATCATCCGCACGCTGCAGGCGTCCGGCGCCATCCCGGAACAACGCATGTGTGTGAACTGCCGATACTTCCAGCCCAATGCCTATCCGGGTTCGAAAGAGCCGCACCATTGCGCCTTCGTCAACGCACCGTTTGGCCAAGCGGATTTGCGCATCGATTGCGGCGAATACGAAACGGCAGACGCCTCAAGCCAGGCCGCCGCCTGGAAGATATTCAACCGTGGCACGGCCTGA
- a CDS encoding carboxymuconolactone decarboxylase family protein produces the protein MSRINLVDPKTATGASAELLGSIHAAFGATPNMFKAVANSPAALASMWGSFGALGNGRLGAKLGEQIAVAVADRNDCHYCLAAHTALGRKAGATAQEMADAQRGDSADPKTAAVLSFVRILVDERGQVSDADVKALRNAGFDDQDIVEIIAHVALNLFTNYINVALAVPVDFPGVKLVREAA, from the coding sequence ATGAGCAGAATTAATCTAGTTGACCCCAAGACGGCAACCGGTGCCAGTGCAGAACTGCTGGGCAGCATCCACGCGGCCTTCGGCGCGACACCGAACATGTTTAAGGCGGTGGCCAATTCCCCGGCGGCACTTGCCAGCATGTGGGGTTCGTTCGGCGCGCTTGGCAATGGCCGGCTCGGCGCCAAACTCGGAGAGCAGATTGCCGTCGCCGTCGCTGACCGCAATGATTGCCACTATTGCCTGGCGGCGCATACGGCTCTCGGCCGCAAGGCCGGCGCGACAGCGCAGGAAATGGCTGACGCCCAACGCGGCGACTCCGCTGATCCGAAGACCGCGGCGGTGCTTTCATTCGTCCGCATCCTGGTCGACGAGCGCGGTCAGGTCTCGGATGCTGACGTCAAGGCGTTGCGCAATGCCGGCTTCGACGATCAGGACATTGTCGAGATCATCGCGCACGTGGCGCTCAATCTCTTCACCAACTACATCAACGTGGCCCTCGCCGTGCCGGTCGATTTCCCCGGCGTCAAGCTCGTGCGCGAAGCGGCCTGA
- a CDS encoding redoxin domain-containing protein gives MIADLSNQAPELDVSSWFNTATPLSLGMLRGRVVFIHAFQMLCPACVSHGLPQTQRVQRLFRDTDLQVIGLHTVFEHHTAMGPEALKAFIHEYRLSFPIGVDAASPDTPIPRTMQGYGMRGTPTTIIIGRDGKVRHHRFGIEDDLLVGAWLATALAEPLPATTVPVDIAGCTTDGCAIPDEISRRIETGKR, from the coding sequence ATGATCGCTGATCTCTCAAATCAGGCGCCGGAACTGGACGTGAGCAGTTGGTTCAACACCGCAACGCCGCTGAGCCTCGGCATGCTGCGCGGGCGCGTCGTCTTCATCCACGCCTTTCAGATGCTTTGCCCCGCCTGCGTATCGCACGGATTGCCGCAGACCCAGCGCGTGCAGCGGCTGTTTCGCGACACCGATCTCCAAGTGATCGGCCTGCACACGGTTTTCGAACATCATACGGCGATGGGTCCGGAGGCCCTCAAGGCGTTCATCCACGAATACCGTCTAAGCTTTCCGATCGGCGTCGACGCGGCATCACCCGATACGCCGATACCGCGCACGATGCAGGGCTACGGCATGCGTGGCACGCCCACGACCATCATCATTGGCCGCGACGGCAAGGTCCGCCACCATCGATTCGGGATCGAGGACGATCTGCTCGTCGGAGCTTGGCTGGCGACAGCACTTGCAGAACCGCTGCCGGCAACGACTGTGCCGGTGGACATCGCCGGCTGCACGACTGACGGCTGCGCAATTCCCGATGAGATTTCACGTCGAATAGAGACAGGAAAGCGATGA
- a CDS encoding glutamine amidotransferase, which yields MKSALVIRHVHFEDLGTFAAPLRADYGIEYRDVGTADFLDFAPDAPDLVVVLGGPIGAYEDRTYPFLQREVEVLAARLKTGRPTLGICLGAQLIARASGARVFPLGIKEIGFDPISLSEAGRASPLRHLDGVPMLHWHGDTYDLPAGATLLASTPKTVQQAFSIGNNILGLQFHPEADAGVAFERWLVGHACELVAAKIDIGKLRDDATQYGATLATAADSMMTAWLEQLHAA from the coding sequence CTGAAATCGGCCCTGGTGATCAGGCATGTTCATTTCGAGGATCTCGGCACCTTTGCCGCTCCCCTTCGCGCTGACTACGGGATAGAATACCGCGATGTCGGAACCGCCGATTTTCTGGATTTCGCGCCGGACGCCCCCGACCTTGTCGTTGTACTCGGCGGACCGATCGGCGCCTACGAGGACCGGACCTACCCGTTTCTGCAGCGGGAGGTCGAGGTGCTGGCAGCACGACTGAAGACCGGTCGGCCGACCCTCGGCATCTGCCTTGGCGCGCAACTGATTGCGCGCGCAAGCGGCGCGCGGGTCTTTCCATTGGGGATCAAGGAGATCGGTTTCGACCCGATCAGCCTTAGCGAGGCCGGCCGTGCTTCTCCGCTTCGTCATCTGGATGGCGTGCCGATGCTGCATTGGCACGGCGATACCTACGATCTTCCCGCCGGCGCCACTTTGCTGGCGTCGACCCCAAAGACCGTGCAGCAGGCGTTTTCCATCGGCAACAATATTCTCGGGCTTCAGTTTCACCCCGAGGCGGATGCGGGAGTGGCGTTTGAGCGGTGGCTGGTCGGTCACGCCTGCGAGCTGGTGGCGGCAAAGATCGACATCGGAAAACTTCGCGACGATGCGACGCAATACGGGGCCACACTAGCGACGGCCGCCGACTCGATGATGACGGCATGGTTGGAGCAGTTGCATGCGGCCTGA
- a CDS encoding MOSC domain-containing protein encodes MRPEQIEPIALNALLVGSLTAIDERGTQSGIDKKPVAGALHLSPTGFVGDHQGDLKRHGGIEKAVHHYPGDHYRLWRSEIGPAAVLDHPGAFGENLSTSGLTEDDVAVGDRFRLGRALLEVSQGRQPCWKLNKRFGQSDMARRVQQSGRTGWYYRVIEEGRVCAEDALALVERRYPTWTIRRLWHYLYVDTMNRDALQEIANLDILPTNWRDYAIKRLATRKVEDWSRRLEGQHEG; translated from the coding sequence ATGCGGCCTGAGCAAATAGAGCCGATTGCCCTCAATGCATTGCTGGTGGGTTCACTGACCGCCATCGATGAACGCGGGACGCAAAGCGGTATCGACAAGAAGCCGGTCGCCGGGGCGTTGCACCTGTCGCCGACCGGCTTCGTTGGCGATCACCAGGGCGACCTTAAACGACACGGCGGCATCGAGAAGGCTGTGCACCACTACCCCGGCGATCATTACCGGCTCTGGCGGTCGGAGATCGGCCCGGCAGCGGTTCTCGATCACCCTGGAGCGTTCGGCGAAAACCTGTCGACATCCGGACTGACGGAAGATGATGTGGCCGTCGGAGATCGGTTTCGCCTGGGCCGTGCCCTGCTCGAAGTCAGCCAGGGCCGGCAGCCGTGCTGGAAACTGAACAAGCGCTTCGGTCAAAGCGACATGGCCCGGCGTGTCCAGCAATCCGGTCGCACCGGATGGTACTACCGCGTGATCGAGGAAGGGCGCGTTTGCGCGGAAGACGCCCTCGCTCTGGTCGAGCGCCGATACCCGACTTGGACCATCAGGCGACTCTGGCATTACCTCTACGTCGACACGATGAACCGGGACGCCCTTCAGGAGATTGCCAACCTCGATATCTTGCCGACGAACTGGCGCGACTACGCGATCAAGCGGCTGGCGACCCGCAAGGTCGAGGACTGGTCGCGGCGTCTTGAGGGCCAGCACGAAGGGTAG
- a CDS encoding FAD/NAD(P)-binding protein, which produces MKRRPRRPVVAIIGGGFTGAAVAANLAKNTTGQAVDIIVFEPRGRLGAGLAYDTSDPAHRINVPAARMSLIPDEPDDFLHWLAAEGEPRDDQDALTEDGNLYPRRAVFGRYVGDFIAPFLRSGQVQHCHERVAQIVRTGEQWRIAADGGTDILADIAIVATTHPAPCAPRHIAKALASHPRFVADSTLSGALSVIRGEDRVLLIGNGLTSADVIASLRRNGHRGPITALSRRGLRSRGHATTAQEPFGDFVTDPSRTARSLLRRIRQAVQEAPTAGHSWHAVFDALRAQGGEIWGALPIPERKRLVRHLRPYWDVHRFRVAPQIDAVIGQGLDHGDVRVLGGSVKEIARAGETITAEVRHRHTGKCEQMTFDACVVTTGPAHTAILRSQGWLADMADAGHLQLDGVGLGLACDEQSRAADRDGKSDDALFIAGPLARGTFGELMGLPQVNDHAIFVAHQVTQRLASQSRSRPAVQIA; this is translated from the coding sequence GTGAAGCGTCGACCCCGCCGACCGGTTGTCGCAATCATCGGCGGTGGCTTCACCGGGGCGGCGGTTGCCGCCAACCTAGCCAAGAACACGACCGGTCAGGCGGTCGATATCATCGTCTTCGAGCCTCGGGGGCGCCTGGGTGCCGGTCTTGCCTACGACACCTCCGATCCGGCGCATCGCATCAACGTACCGGCGGCGCGCATGAGCCTGATACCGGATGAGCCGGACGATTTTCTGCACTGGCTGGCCGCTGAAGGTGAGCCGCGCGACGACCAGGATGCGCTGACCGAAGACGGGAATCTCTACCCTCGGCGAGCGGTCTTCGGCCGCTATGTCGGCGACTTCATCGCACCTTTTCTTCGGAGCGGTCAGGTCCAGCACTGTCACGAACGGGTGGCCCAGATCGTCAGGACGGGCGAGCAATGGCGGATCGCGGCCGATGGAGGAACTGATATCCTGGCCGACATCGCCATCGTTGCCACGACCCACCCGGCACCGTGTGCACCCCGGCACATTGCCAAGGCGCTCGCCAGCCATCCACGTTTCGTCGCCGACTCGACATTGTCAGGCGCCCTATCCGTAATCCGCGGGGAGGATCGCGTCCTCCTGATCGGCAACGGACTGACTTCGGCCGATGTCATCGCCTCGCTCAGACGAAACGGCCACCGAGGGCCGATCACCGCCCTTTCCCGCCGGGGGCTTCGGTCGAGGGGACACGCGACAACGGCGCAGGAGCCATTTGGCGATTTCGTCACCGATCCTTCGCGAACCGCTCGTTCGCTGTTGCGTAGGATACGCCAGGCAGTTCAGGAGGCGCCGACGGCGGGTCATAGCTGGCACGCGGTTTTCGACGCGTTGCGCGCCCAGGGCGGCGAAATCTGGGGAGCCCTACCTATCCCGGAGCGAAAACGACTTGTTCGCCACCTGAGGCCCTATTGGGATGTGCATCGCTTCCGGGTCGCACCACAGATAGATGCGGTCATCGGCCAAGGGCTTGACCACGGCGACGTCAGGGTTCTTGGCGGATCGGTGAAAGAGATAGCCCGGGCCGGCGAGACCATCACCGCCGAGGTTAGACACCGTCATACCGGCAAGTGCGAGCAGATGACATTTGACGCCTGCGTCGTGACCACCGGCCCGGCGCACACGGCTATCCTCAGGAGCCAGGGTTGGCTGGCCGATATGGCCGATGCTGGCCATTTGCAACTGGATGGGGTGGGCCTCGGCCTTGCCTGCGATGAACAAAGCCGCGCAGCCGACCGCGACGGAAAAAGCGACGACGCGCTTTTCATCGCCGGCCCGCTTGCCCGCGGCACATTCGGCGAGTTGATGGGGCTGCCGCAGGTGAATGATCATGCGATCTTCGTCGCTCATCAGGTCACGCAGCGTCTCGCAAGCCAGTCCCGGTCGAGGCCTGCGGTGCAAATCGCCTGA
- the ssuD gene encoding FMNH2-dependent alkanesulfonate monooxygenase: MSNTPDKVNVLWFLPTHGDSRYLGTSRGGRNVDLNYLKQVAQAADALGYYGVLIPTGRSCEDSWVVASALAPLTEKLRFLIAVRPGLLSPMLAARMTATLDRLSEGRLLINVVTGGDPTENKGDGIHLSHGERYEVTEEFLNVYKSVLRGEDVTFKGKHFDIEGGKLLFQSVQTPHPPLYFGGSSGKGQEVAARTIDKYLTWGEPPEDVARKIAEVRALAEAEGREVTFGIRLHVIVRETAKEAWRAADDLIQYVDDETIAAAQKVFERMDSVGQSRMSRLHGGRRDKLEVAPNLWAGVGLVRGGAGTALVGDPDQVKARMEEYREIGIDTFIMSGYPHLEEAYRFGELVLPNLPLGHAVPARETSINTGPFGETIAGDHRPKLKVSQS, encoded by the coding sequence ATGAGCAACACGCCTGACAAAGTCAACGTTCTCTGGTTCCTGCCCACTCACGGCGACAGCCGCTATCTCGGCACATCACGGGGAGGGCGCAATGTCGACCTCAACTATCTGAAACAGGTCGCCCAGGCTGCCGATGCGCTGGGCTACTACGGTGTGTTGATCCCCACTGGCCGCAGTTGCGAGGACAGCTGGGTGGTGGCGTCAGCCCTGGCACCCTTGACCGAGAAGCTGCGCTTCCTGATTGCGGTGCGGCCTGGACTGCTTTCACCGATGCTGGCAGCCCGGATGACGGCAACGCTCGACCGGCTTTCCGAGGGACGGCTGCTGATCAACGTGGTGACGGGCGGCGACCCGACGGAAAACAAGGGCGATGGCATCCACCTGTCGCATGGCGAGCGCTACGAAGTCACCGAGGAGTTTCTCAACGTCTACAAATCAGTCCTTCGCGGCGAAGACGTTACTTTCAAGGGAAAACATTTCGATATCGAAGGCGGCAAGCTGCTGTTCCAGTCGGTGCAGACGCCGCATCCGCCGCTCTATTTCGGCGGTTCCTCGGGCAAGGGCCAGGAGGTGGCGGCCAGAACGATCGACAAATATCTGACCTGGGGTGAGCCACCGGAAGATGTCGCCAGAAAGATTGCCGAAGTGCGCGCACTGGCTGAGGCCGAGGGCCGGGAAGTTACATTTGGCATCCGGCTGCATGTGATCGTGCGCGAGACCGCAAAGGAAGCATGGCGGGCGGCCGACGACCTGATACAATATGTCGATGACGAGACGATCGCCGCGGCACAAAAGGTGTTCGAGCGTATGGATTCGGTAGGTCAAAGTCGTATGAGCCGGTTGCATGGCGGCCGGCGCGACAAGCTCGAGGTGGCGCCCAACCTCTGGGCCGGCGTCGGGCTTGTGCGCGGCGGTGCGGGCACCGCCCTTGTCGGTGATCCGGATCAGGTCAAGGCGCGGATGGAAGAGTACCGCGAGATCGGCATCGATACGTTCATCATGTCTGGCTACCCGCACCTGGAGGAGGCCTATCGCTTCGGCGAGCTCGTGCTGCCAAACCTGCCGCTGGGTCACGCGGTTCCCGCGCGCGAAACATCGATCAATACCGGTCCGTTCGGCGAGACCATTGCCGGCGACCACAGGCCCAAGCTCAAGGTGTCGCAATCGTGA
- a CDS encoding flavin reductase family protein has translation MNIALAASSAFTTSSHAIDRPNPITPSELKSAMRNLSGGVSVITAGIGDDRTGATVTSATALSVDPPTMIVNINRTSSTWPVIERYQHFCVNILASQQQHVAERFAGFGGLKGAARYGGADWRTLVSGASALNGALAAIDCEVEEIIERHSHAIILGRVLAIAAGSGEPVLYHSGRYGSFLP, from the coding sequence ATGAACATCGCTCTCGCCGCTTCCAGTGCATTCACGACATCAAGTCATGCGATCGATCGCCCTAACCCCATCACGCCATCGGAACTGAAATCCGCCATGCGCAACCTGTCGGGCGGCGTCTCGGTCATCACCGCCGGTATCGGCGACGATCGCACAGGCGCGACGGTAACGTCGGCAACGGCGCTTTCGGTCGATCCACCGACGATGATCGTCAACATCAACCGGACGTCATCCACCTGGCCGGTGATCGAGCGTTACCAGCATTTCTGCGTCAACATTCTCGCAAGCCAGCAGCAGCACGTGGCCGAGCGCTTCGCGGGCTTTGGTGGTCTCAAAGGCGCGGCACGCTACGGCGGCGCAGACTGGCGGACCCTCGTCAGCGGCGCTTCCGCCCTGAATGGGGCACTTGCCGCGATCGATTGCGAAGTCGAGGAGATCATCGAGCGTCATAGCCACGCCATCATCCTGGGACGGGTCCTGGCGATTGCGGCAGGCTCAGGCGAACCCGTCCTCTACCACAGCGGCCGTTACGGCAGTTTCCTGCCGTAA
- the tauA gene encoding taurine ABC transporter substrate-binding protein, translating to MTIARRTLLVSTAALVLATQGLLAAQAADTTLTIGYQPIVEPSRVPQADGTYEKVTGAKINWQKFDGGADVIAALASGSIDIGYVGSSPLAAAASRELPFETIFVVGLISDAEALAVKGVSKPEELAGKKIATPFVSTAHYSLLTALKHWNIDPKSVEILNLRPPEIAAAWQRGDIDGAYVWDPVLSEIKKTSTVLATSADVAQWGGPTFDAWIVSKKFAEEHPDIVTGFVKVTGDAYADYRAKPETWNATSEQAEKIARLTGAKPEDVPALLKGYYFPSLEEQATSDLLGGATAKAIAETSAFLLEQGKIPAVLTDYGPYVSARWAQEAAKLSF from the coding sequence ATGACAATAGCAAGACGTACCCTTCTGGTATCAACCGCAGCGCTGGTGTTGGCGACGCAGGGACTGCTTGCGGCTCAGGCCGCGGACACCACACTGACCATCGGTTATCAGCCGATCGTCGAGCCGTCGCGCGTGCCGCAGGCCGATGGCACCTATGAGAAGGTGACCGGCGCGAAAATCAACTGGCAGAAGTTCGACGGCGGCGCCGATGTCATCGCGGCGCTTGCATCCGGCTCGATCGATATCGGCTATGTCGGCTCGTCGCCGCTGGCGGCTGCGGCAAGCCGGGAACTGCCGTTCGAAACCATCTTCGTCGTCGGCCTGATCAGCGACGCGGAAGCCCTGGCCGTCAAGGGCGTAAGCAAGCCCGAAGAACTCGCCGGCAAGAAGATCGCAACACCCTTCGTGTCGACGGCTCACTACAGCCTGCTGACGGCGCTGAAGCACTGGAACATCGATCCTAAATCGGTGGAGATCCTCAACCTGCGCCCGCCGGAAATTGCGGCGGCCTGGCAGCGTGGCGACATCGACGGCGCCTATGTCTGGGATCCGGTGCTGTCCGAGATCAAGAAGACATCGACCGTCTTGGCCACCTCTGCCGACGTTGCCCAGTGGGGTGGCCCGACCTTCGATGCCTGGATCGTCAGCAAGAAATTCGCCGAAGAACATCCGGATATCGTCACCGGGTTCGTCAAGGTGACCGGTGACGCCTATGCCGACTACCGGGCCAAGCCGGAGACATGGAATGCCACATCGGAGCAGGCCGAAAAGATCGCCCGCCTGACCGGCGCCAAGCCGGAGGACGTGCCCGCCCTGCTCAAGGGATATTACTTCCCATCATTGGAGGAGCAGGCAACATCCGATCTTCTCGGCGGCGCAACGGCCAAGGCCATTGCAGAAACGTCGGCCTTCCTGCTCGAGCAGGGAAAGATCCCGGCGGTTCTGACCGATTACGGCCCTTACGTCTCGGCGCGCTGGGCGCAGGAAGCCGCCAAGCTCTCGTTCTGA
- a CDS encoding taurine ABC transporter ATP-binding protein, whose protein sequence is MSVLALENVSLRYAPGEGGAQAPLVLDRISLEIAGDDFVVVIGRSGSGKTSLLNLAAGFLTPSSGRISLDGRSLSGPGSDRAVVFQDDALYPWLSAIENVAFPLRLRGVGKDQRLKEAQSLLERVGLPDAAERKVWELSGGMRQRVGIARALASQPRFLLMDEPLGALDALTRVRMQGFLLDMWRASRAGALLITHSIDEALMLATRIVVLTANPGRIAKIIPVNFGRGYLSGIPQSDLRASAEFKQLHDDLTGLIHSETGLIHSEDEGVAA, encoded by the coding sequence ATGTCCGTGCTTGCGCTTGAGAATGTCTCGTTGCGATACGCCCCTGGCGAAGGGGGGGCGCAAGCACCGCTGGTTCTCGACCGGATCAGTCTGGAGATTGCCGGCGACGATTTCGTCGTGGTCATCGGCAGATCCGGTTCGGGCAAGACGAGCCTGCTCAATCTGGCGGCCGGCTTTTTGACGCCAAGCAGCGGCCGGATCTCGCTTGATGGCCGGTCGTTGTCGGGCCCCGGTTCCGATCGTGCCGTCGTTTTTCAGGATGACGCGCTTTACCCATGGCTGAGCGCGATCGAAAACGTTGCATTCCCTTTGCGCCTGCGGGGTGTCGGCAAGGACCAACGATTGAAGGAAGCACAGTCTCTGCTGGAGCGCGTCGGTTTGCCGGATGCGGCAGAGCGCAAGGTGTGGGAGCTTTCCGGCGGCATGCGCCAGCGTGTCGGTATCGCAAGAGCCCTGGCTTCGCAGCCGCGGTTCCTGCTGATGGACGAGCCGCTCGGCGCATTGGATGCGCTGACGCGTGTGCGCATGCAAGGCTTTCTCCTGGACATGTGGCGGGCCAGCCGGGCCGGTGCACTGCTCATCACACACAGCATCGATGAAGCCTTGATGCTGGCGACGCGTATCGTCGTCTTGACCGCGAACCCGGGTCGGATCGCCAAGATCATTCCGGTCAATTTCGGCCGGGGCTATCTCTCCGGAATACCTCAATCCGACCTGCGCGCCTCTGCCGAATTCAAGCAGTTGCACGATGACTTGACCGGTCTCATTCATTCCGAAACCGGTCTCATTCATTCCGAAGACGAAGGTGTGGCAGCATGA
- a CDS encoding ABC transporter permease subunit, which produces MTLSLEATSTRPDPSGEIEVKPPRTLPVLWISAATVAALVGLWSLVSAYGLVPPLFLPSPLAVLRALSGLTLTGFVDATLVQHIAASLSRIFGALGVALILGVPAGLAIGTSRWGKGILDPIVEFLRPLPPLAYLPLVIIWLGIGEASKIAVIALAMLPPIILSTAAGVKSASPDHINAARAFGASRRQLLLHVILPGALPSILTGTRIALGAGWSTLVAAELVAATRGLGFMIQSAAQFLVTDIVIAGIVVIAAVAFLFEVVARRIERRLVPWSHHR; this is translated from the coding sequence ATGACCCTTTCCCTGGAAGCGACGTCCACCCGCCCCGATCCAAGCGGCGAAATCGAGGTCAAGCCGCCACGCACGCTGCCCGTTCTTTGGATTTCAGCGGCAACGGTCGCCGCGCTGGTCGGCCTTTGGAGCCTCGTCTCAGCCTATGGCCTGGTGCCGCCGCTGTTCCTGCCATCGCCGCTCGCCGTCCTTCGGGCGCTGAGCGGCCTGACGCTTACGGGCTTTGTCGACGCGACGCTCGTCCAGCATATCGCCGCCAGCCTTTCGCGCATCTTCGGTGCGCTCGGCGTGGCACTCATCCTCGGCGTGCCTGCGGGCCTTGCGATCGGCACCAGCCGCTGGGGCAAGGGCATCCTCGATCCGATCGTCGAGTTTCTGCGTCCGCTGCCGCCGCTCGCCTATCTGCCCCTCGTCATCATCTGGCTTGGTATCGGCGAGGCATCGAAGATTGCCGTGATTGCGCTCGCAATGCTGCCGCCGATCATTCTCTCGACGGCTGCGGGCGTGAAATCCGCGTCGCCCGACCACATCAATGCCGCGCGCGCCTTCGGCGCATCGCGACGGCAATTGCTGCTGCATGTGATCCTGCCGGGCGCGCTGCCATCCATTCTCACCGGCACACGCATTGCGCTCGGCGCCGGTTGGTCGACCCTAGTTGCCGCCGAGCTCGTGGCGGCGACACGCGGCCTCGGTTTCATGATCCAATCGGCGGCCCAGTTCCTGGTCACCGACATCGTCATAGCCGGCATCGTGGTGATCGCTGCCGTCGCCTTCCTGTTTGAAGTCGTTGCACGACGGATCGAGCGGCGGCTGGTGCCGTGGTCGCACCACCGCTGA